In the genome of Sphingopyxis sp. YF1, the window TCGCGATGGTCAGCCCGCGGGTCGTCGCGATAAACGGCGGTGACGGTACGGTCCAGGCGGCGCTGACCGAGCTCTATTCCGGTGGCCATTTCGGTGGCTCACCGCCTCCTGTCGCGGTGCTGCCCAATGGCAAGACCAACCTGATCGCGCTCGACCTTGGGGCCGAGGGGGATCCGATCAAGGCGCTGGAACGGGTTGTCGAGCTCGTCGAATCGGGCCGGCTCGAGGATCATGTGATCGAACGCCAACTGATCGCGCTCGACAGCGGTGGCACCCGTCCGGTGCTCGGCATGTTTCTTGGCGGCGCCTATCTTGCCGACGTGATGCTTTATTGCCGCCATCGCATCTATCCGCTCGGCCTGCCCAACGGCGTGTCGCATTTCCTGGCGGCGATGCTCGGCCTGTTCGCGATGCTGTTCGGGCTCGGTGGCGGTCGTCTGCCGCCCAAGCCCGAACCGATGACGGTGTCACTAATCCGGCAGGGCGAGTTCAAAGGCAAATTCTCGCTATTGATCGTCACGACGCTCGAGAAGCTGCTCCTCAGCATTCGCACCAACGATCATGCGGGTGAAAGCGGCAAGATGAAGTTGCTCGCGGTCGAACGCGGCCTTGGTGCGTTGGTGCGCATGCTCGGCGCGACTTGGCGCGGCACCTTGGGACAGCGTCAGCTCGAAGGTGTCCATTTTGAGCAGGGCGACGAGATTCGCATCGAAGGCAAACGTTCGAACGTCATCCTTGACGGTGAGATTTTTGAGGCGAAGGGCGGCAAGCCGATCATCCTGACCTCGACCCAGCCGGTGCCCTTCCTTCGCCTTGCGGCCTGATGGCCCGCCCATGCTCGATACGCTGACCGACCTTGTCCGTACCGAACTCGCGCTTCCGGTCGATCCGCGTGTCGCCGCGATGGCCGCTGCGCTCGCCGCCCAATATCCGGGATCGGCGCGCGCGGTGCTCTTTTACGGGAGCTGCCTGCGCGAGACCCAGCTCGACGGGTTGATGCTCGATTTCTACGTGATCGTCTCGGACTATGGCGATGCCTATGACCGGCGCTGGCTCGCTGTCGCTAATCGGCTGATCCCGCCCAATGTCTTTCCGTTCCAGTCGGGCGAGCTCATCGCAAAATATGCGGTACTCAGCGAGGCCGATTTTCACCGGTTGAACGGCGCCGAGACGCGCAACGTGTCGGTGTGGGCGCGCTTCGCGCAGCCTTCTCGGTTGGTTTGGGTGGTTGATGACACCGCTGCCGCTTACGTCGTTGCAGCCGTAGCGCGCGCGGCGCCGGCGCTGCTGGCCGCCGCCGGCCGCGTTGCGGGCGAGGATATGCTCGACTGGTGGCGCCGCGCCTTTCGGCTGACCTATTCGGCCGAACTCCGCGCCGAGCGCAAGGGACGCGCCCAGTCGGTGGTCGATGCCGACCCCGAGCGCTATCGCCGTTTCGGGCCGCCCGCGGCCGACGCGATCCCGGCCACCGCACGGAGCGGCGGCTGGGCGCGGCGCCGCATGGAGGGGAAGGGGCTCAGCATCCTCCGCCTTGCCAAGGCGAGCCTGACCTACGCCGGCGGGATCGACTATCTGGCGTGGAAGATCAACCGCCACGCGGGAACGGCGATCGAGATCAAGCCATGGCAGCGCCGCTGGCCGCTCCTCGCCGCGCTGACGCTGGTCCCGCGGCTGATGAAAAGCGGGGCCATCCGCTGACGCGGATTTCGTTCGACCGGGGAGAAAAGCCTCCGCTGCCGGTCCAATCGACGCGCTTTCTTCCTAGCCCCGCAGGCGGTCGATGGCCTGCGCCAGCGCAACATAGAGCTTGCCGATATCCGACGA includes:
- a CDS encoding acylglycerol kinase family protein, which produces MASVALLSNPRSTGNRSLLPRVREYCAAHPDIFHYEVEDVDQIGEAIRTIAMVSPRVVAINGGDGTVQAALTELYSGGHFGGSPPPVAVLPNGKTNLIALDLGAEGDPIKALERVVELVESGRLEDHVIERQLIALDSGGTRPVLGMFLGGAYLADVMLYCRHRIYPLGLPNGVSHFLAAMLGLFAMLFGLGGGRLPPKPEPMTVSLIRQGEFKGKFSLLIVTTLEKLLLSIRTNDHAGESGKMKLLAVERGLGALVRMLGATWRGTLGQRQLEGVHFEQGDEIRIEGKRSNVILDGEIFEAKGGKPIILTSTQPVPFLRLAA